One region of Eupeodes corollae chromosome 1, idEupCoro1.1, whole genome shotgun sequence genomic DNA includes:
- the LOC129943584 gene encoding uncharacterized protein LOC129943584 yields the protein MARCLLLNADLPSSLWAEAVNTAVYGGRKPNVSHLRIFGCNAFMLDRRPSKSKFKARATEYFLVGYSVESKAYRLYEPKSNKIFKSRDVRFLEQVNNILCKEVDLILQQETEKPKTSLLEEEKVKTLKFEADSPDVKRSVNVLDVNDDVFAANVVAANEDDSDDVPVAHEDEIENDDFEDANSMGNSPLSEHVRTDDSDRSVFYVSDDDVIADGVRNDGSSVVVGGEKVVEKNIPKENTRKWWLRSSKRRSSSANLLIKSNDFLVNPTTAEEALN from the coding sequence ATGGCAAGGTGTTTGCTATTAAACGCAGATCTTCCGAGTTCACTTTGGGCAGAGGCAGTAAACACGGCTGTTTATGGTGGACGAAAGCCAAATGTATCGCATTTAAGAATATTTGGATGTAATGCGTTTATGTTGGACAGGCGCCCGTCGAAGTCAAAATTTAAAGCAAGAGCTACAGAATATTTTTTGGTGGGCTACTCTGTTGAATCTAAAGCTTATCGCCTTTATGAACCAAAatcaaataagatttttaaaagtcGGGATGTTCGTTTCCTAGAACAGGTAAATAATATTCTATGCAAAGAGGTCGATTTGATTCTACAACAAGaaacagaaaaaccaaaaacaagtCTCCTTGAAGAAGAAAAGGTTAAGACTCTTAAATTTGAGGCCGATTCTCCAGATGTGAAAAGATCTGTAAACGTGTTGGATGTGAATGACGATGTTTTTGCCGCTAATGTTGTTGCTGCTAATGAGGATGACTCAGATGATGTTCCTGTTGCGCATGAGGATGAGATTGAAAACGATGATTTTGAAGATGCCAACAGTATGGGTAACAGTCCTTTAAGTGAGCACGTTAGAACAGATGATTCCGATCGAAGTGTGTTTTATGTGAGTGATGATGATGTTATTGCCGATGGAGTCAGAAATGATGGGTCgagtgttgttgttggtggtgaaAAAGTGGTCGAGAAAAATATACCAAAAGAGAACACAAGGAAGTGGTGGCTGCGGTCAAGTAAACGAAGATCTAGTTCTGCtaatttgttgataaaatcTAATGACTTTCTTGTGAACCCAACCACAGCCGAAGAGGCCCTTAACTGA